CGGGGCCGGGAATTGGTCCTTACGTCGACCTACCCGCTGCTTCAGCTGCGCAACAATCTGGACAAGTTTGTTCATGATCTGGTCGATCATGGCGCGTCCGGCCTCGGCCTCAAGCTGAACAGGTACATGAAGAGCGTTCCACAGGAGATGATCGACTGCGCCAATGCCCTCGATTTCCCCATTTTGGTCGTTCCGGAAAATGCTGCCTGGGTCGAGATCATCACCCCCGTGATGTCGAGTTTCTTCGAAACCCGCGCACCGAGGGTGGCGCAGCCCGAGTCGCTAGGCGGGCGTTTCGGCCAGATCATGCTGCCGGACATCTCTCTTGAGCAACTGCTTGCCGAGCTCAGCAAGATGATGTCGAACCCGATCGTGGTGATCAGTCCGATGGATGGCCTGTCTCTCAGCGCGCCACACAAAAGCGAAGCGGACATTCAGGCAGCCCTGACGCTTTTGGAGGAGGACGGCTGGAAAAGCGAGTGCCTTGACCCGGCCAATGATCTCCACCGGCGGACAGGCCGGGGTACGAGCATTGTATTCTCGCCCTACGAACGTGCCAATGACATGATTGGCAACCTCGTCGTGGTGGAGAAGACACGAAAGCTCACCGGTGCGGATCTGGAAGATCTGGTTTATGCCAAAATGCTGATTTCGCTCAAGATTCGTCAAAACCGAACCGACCAGAGCGTTATCTTTGAACGGCAAAACGAGTTCGTTCTTTCCTTGACCGACCGCAGTATAGGCAGCCAGAACGTTTCTGCGCTCACCGCACGCTACGCGGCAATCGGCAAACGGCTTCATCCCCGTTATGTCTGCATCATCATCGCTTTTCAGGAAGTTGACACCGATCATTTTCGAGCCCTGTCCAGCGCCTTGCGGGTGCACTTCACCAAATCTGACGGACCTATTACGGGGGTCATCAATAACGAACAGGTTGTTGTCATGGTTCCGGAGGACGACGACGGGATTTGCCGCCCCGACGTTCTGACAGAACAAATCAACACACAAATGCGCAAGATCGGTGCACATGCGGCGATCTGGTCTGCCGGTGTAAGCCAGGTTACCACGGTCAATCATTTCTATCGTGCCTACGAACAGGCCAAACAGGCGCTGGACCATGGTCGCAGTGCAAACGGGGTTGGCGTACACCTGTATGATGAAACGGGATTTTACCGCCTGTTTTCACGCAGCTCGATGCAGCCCGACGTGCAGCGCTTTGTTCACGAATGGCTTGGCACGCTGATAGAGCATGACCAGAAGAACAAGGTAAACCTGCTCGAAACCTTCCGCACATTTCTCGACTGCGATACCAACTACCGGGAAACCGCACGGGCATTGAACATCCACCATAACACTGTGCGCTATCGCATTGGTCTTGTGGTTTCGATGACCCATAAAAAGGCGCTGCAGCCCAAGCTCAGGCTGCATTATCACCTCGCCCTCAAACTCCTGCCGCTGGTGTCGTGAGCTAATAAAGAGATGAAGAGGCTGGACTTTCCATGGCCGCACGGGGTGTGGCGAGCAGTCGGCAGACTGCACCGTACTTTCCCATTGAAGGCAAACCGAAAAAATTGATCTCGAAAACCCGAATATTCGATCGTCAACACCCCAAGATCGAAAGGACTTTCGGTAAGCTGATTGAGCGCGGCAAATCCATATCGTAATTACCCACCCCCTTGCCATGCACCACAATGTCTGAATCCATGATGATATGGATCGGACTGATTTGCAGCAGCTGAGCAAGGACGAATTGATCGAGATGGTGCTTCGGCTCCAACGGCCTTCCAAGGATTCTCGGACGTCTTCCAAGCCGCCCTCGACGGACAAGAAAGAGAAACGCGTCAACTCACGACCGGGTGGAGCCAAGCCCGGGCATGAACCCCACAATAGGGTGCTGGCGGATTTTGCCGACATGTTTCGCGATCATGAACCGACCGCCTGCAAGAGATGCGGCCATGCGTTTTCCGGTGATGATACGATGGTGCTGGCCGGGGCCTATGACGAGATCGATATTCCTGCGATCCGTCCTCATGTCACCCGGCATCGGCGTTTTTCCTGTCATTGCCCGCAATGCGGCACGACAACAAAAGCCACCGCACCTGCCGTGGCAACCGCAACGCCGTTCGGGCCAGGCATTCACGCGCTGGCGATCTACCTCAAGAGTTTCCATGCATTGTCTTACGAACGCCTGAGCGGTGTGTTCATGGATATCTTCGGCCTTAATGTGAGCGAGGGCGCGATCATGAACATGTTTTCCCG
This DNA window, taken from Hoeflea algicola, encodes the following:
- a CDS encoding PucR family transcriptional regulator, whose product is MSLPACRQKTIDHGNEKSVRYLYRGYKEGPRNFGFELPKGIDFMALTVEQVLDLPAMHGSALLAGKNGTNRIVETATVLDAPDAVRWLRGRELVLTSTYPLLQLRNNLDKFVHDLVDHGASGLGLKLNRYMKSVPQEMIDCANALDFPILVVPENAAWVEIITPVMSSFFETRAPRVAQPESLGGRFGQIMLPDISLEQLLAELSKMMSNPIVVISPMDGLSLSAPHKSEADIQAALTLLEEDGWKSECLDPANDLHRRTGRGTSIVFSPYERANDMIGNLVVVEKTRKLTGADLEDLVYAKMLISLKIRQNRTDQSVIFERQNEFVLSLTDRSIGSQNVSALTARYAAIGKRLHPRYVCIIIAFQEVDTDHFRALSSALRVHFTKSDGPITGVINNEQVVVMVPEDDDGICRPDVLTEQINTQMRKIGAHAAIWSAGVSQVTTVNHFYRAYEQAKQALDHGRSANGVGVHLYDETGFYRLFSRSSMQPDVQRFVHEWLGTLIEHDQKNKVNLLETFRTFLDCDTNYRETARALNIHHNTVRYRIGLVVSMTHKKALQPKLRLHYHLALKLLPLVS